Proteins encoded together in one Juglans regia cultivar Chandler chromosome 9, Walnut 2.0, whole genome shotgun sequence window:
- the LOC108992536 gene encoding uncharacterized protein LOC108992536 has product MDQVEQPQKCGKSSSCIGVGGSIDIGGVARSSKNPKQKKAPQRGLGVAQLEKIRLEEQQKKDAILSSPPSVSPTKSSFISLPIPNYHHSNPSSSSIPFHSPSPAHLSSLDSMIRPPQPVQNIDVRNSSTVSSGGFEAGWSGISVPGYGCVPKLWNTNEYDPEKESSGLDPGLAFRSNLNLPYESDNHFWLPPSLMQRTQQYQHPSHSMVNVSSGTSSSSVLSFQMEPPSNQSYYGNYTTSWSEEEKMVGMKRPYPFFLDDSPGPPFNYKLHTLIGSDKSASSENGGQFNFKARKLILREGPSSSISYSKMESNTSIKGNEVLKGKSLSLSPPRTTPTCRSSKLKPLSACLALQDTLFPDFESLPYQGTVEDPIIQQLPSQLDQQQPFYCFLPPAKVQIGQATTTMNNCNGVGESIDLNLKL; this is encoded by the exons ATGGATCAGGTGGAACAACCTCAAAAGTGTGGCAAGAGCAGTAGTTGTATTGGTGTTGGTGGTAGTATTGATATTGGAGGTGTTGCTAGATCTTCCAAAAACCCCAAGCAAAAGAAAGCCCCGCAGAGAGGACTTGGCGTGGCACAGCTTGAAAAGATCAGGCTAGAAGAACAGCAAAAGAAAGACGCTATTTTGTCATCTCCACCTTCAGTCTCACCGACCAAATCTTCCTTTATATCTTTGCCAATTCCAAATTACCACCATTCAAATCCATCTTCATCCTCAATTCCCTTTCATTCTCCATCCCCGGCTCATCTTTCATCGCTAGATTCGATGATCAGGCCACCTCAACCGGTCCAAAACATCGATGTACGAAATTCAAGCACGGTTAGTAGCGGCGGGTTTGAAGCCGGATGGTCAGGGATTTCGGTTCCTGGGTATGGCTGTGTGCCAAAATTGTGGAACACTAATGAGTATGATCCGGAGAAGGAGAGTTCTGGGTTGGATCCAGGATTGGCATTTCGGTCGAATTTGAATTTGCCTTATGAATCGGACAACCATTTTTGGCTTCCCCCTAGTTTGATGCAAAGAACGCAGCAATATCAGCATCCTTCTCATTCGATG GTGAATGTCTCATCAGGAACTTCATCATCGTCAGTACTAAGTTTTCAGATGGAGCCCCCTTCAAACCAAAGCTACTATGGCAATTATACAACTTCGTGGTCAGAGGAAGAGAAG ATGGTTGGCATGAAGAGACCATATCCCTTCTTTCTAGACGATTCTCCAGGCCCCCCTTTCAACTACAAATTACATACCCTTATCGGATCAGATAAATCAGCCTCATCTGAAAACGGAGGACAGTTTAATTTCAAGGCcagaaaattgattttaag AGAAGGCCCTTCATCCTCAATTTCCTATTCCAAAATGGAGTCAAATACAAGCATTAAAGGAAATGAGGTTCTGAAAGGAAAGTCTCTCTCGCTATCTCCTCCCAGAACCACACCAACATGTCGAAGCTCAAAACTCAAGCCACTTTCAGCTTGTCTAGCATTGCAAGACACCTTATTCCCTGATTTTGAATCACTGCCATATCAA GGAACTGTGGAAGACCCTATTATCCAGCAGTTGCCAAGTCAGTTGGATCAGCAACAACCTTTTTATTGCTTCCTCCCACCAGCAAAGGTGCAAATTGGCCAAGCAACGACCACAATGAACAATTGTAATGGAGTAGGAGAAAGTATTGATCTCAATTTGAAGTTATAA